ATTGCATGATGATTATAGGTAAATAAATCTTTTGGTCTTTTAAAGAAAATAAGATCTTCCTTAATATCCGTCATTTTTTCAATCTGATTCAGAGAAAAACCTTTCATATTGATTTTTGCGGCGATTAATTCGTCTTCATACACTAAAGCTTCCCCTTGCTTAAGATCCTTTATCTGTTGAATTACAGTTTCTGTTGGAAGGAAATTCGGAACTAAAAAGAGACTTTCTTTTTCCTCAGGGCTTTTAAATTTATCCTGAAGATACATTTCTGTGAAGTAGCTTACTTCAGTATTTTCGAGGATTTTCTGCCATCTTTCAGAAAATGTAAGAATTCCGCATCGCATTGTTGCAACCGGGCGTGTAAAAGTAAGCGGAAGAAAGTCTTCCCAATATTGTGCGTCTGAAAATACCAATTGCATCATTCAGTTTTAAGTTTAAGGTTTAAAATTCAAGGTTAACAAATTTACAATAAAAAAAGTCTCCCAAAAATTGGAAGACTTTAATATTTTAATTGTACAAAAATTACTTAGCGAATTTTTTGTATTTGTTCATGAACTTATCAACTCTACCTGCAGTGTCAACTAGTTTTACTTTACCAGTATAAAAAGGGTGAGAAGTTGAAGAGATTTCCATTTTGATTAGAGGATACTCTTGTCCTTCGTACTCGATAGTGTCTTTTGTTTCTGCAGTAGACTTGCAAAGAAACACCTCGTCGTTACTCATATCTTTGAAAACAACAAGTCTATAATTTTCTGGGTGGATTCCGTTTTTCATAATACTATTTTTAAAAAAATTAAGTTTGCTTTCGAAATAGTAATGGATATTTCTCTGCTAAATTTTAGGTTGCAAAAATACAACATTTTTTCTAAATTCCAAATACTGAATTCAATATTTTTTTACTGATACGAAATTCAAAGTATTTTCGTTAAATTTGAAACTTACTTAAACTTTAATTTCAATGAAATTCAAATTATTACTGGCTTTTTCCTTCTGGATGTTACTTGTAGCTGTATCATGTAATAAGGATGACATTACGTTTGACAGCCCTACACAGGAACTTCGTTTTTCAAGAGACACGGTATTCTGTGACACAGTATATCATCAGGTACGTTCAGAAACCTATGTTGTAAAAGTATATAATAATGAAGATAAGGATATCCTGATCCCAAGAGTAAATCTAGAAAAAGGAGCTGCATCATTATATAGAATCAATGTGGATGGAAAACCGGGATATGATTTTAAAAATGTGCCTTTGAGAAAAAAGGACAGTCTTTATATTTTTGTTGAAATTGCCCCTGAAGCTACCGGACCTGAAGCCATTGCAGAAGACAAAGTTCTTTTCACAAGTCCTGGCGGGCAACAGCATGTAACATTATTCTCTGTGGTTCAGGATGCTGAATTTTTTATCCAGACACCCGGCAATCCGAATGTGATTACCAATTCTACCACGTGGAATAATAATAAAGCAAAGATCATCTACGGAAATCTTACGGTTAATCCTAATATAACCCTTGATATAAATGCCGGAACTAAAGTATACTTCCATAAAAACAGCGGAATGAAGATTTCTT
This region of Chryseobacterium culicis genomic DNA includes:
- a CDS encoding type B 50S ribosomal protein L31, producing MKNGIHPENYRLVVFKDMSNDEVFLCKSTAETKDTIEYEGQEYPLIKMEISSTSHPFYTGKVKLVDTAGRVDKFMNKYKKFAK